A window of Natrinema versiforme contains these coding sequences:
- a CDS encoding ABC transporter ATP-binding protein: protein MSPVDGLAIETDGLTKRYGETTAVSNLTMDVERGTVYGFLGPNGAGKTTTMRMLTTLTKPTDGTARVAGHSIADRESVTPHIGYLPEEPPVYDELSGREQLEYAAGLRDMPEADADERIESLLRRFDLLADANKRIEDYSKGMRQKVGVIQAVLHEPAVAFLDEPTSGLDPRAARTMRDTIAELADREMTIFLSTHILPVVDELADEIGVLHDGELVAEGDPETLKSRAETGDARSLEDAFLEITREHGQEGVAAEQTFE from the coding sequence ATGAGCCCTGTCGACGGCCTCGCCATCGAAACCGACGGACTGACCAAACGGTACGGCGAGACGACCGCCGTCTCGAATCTCACGATGGACGTCGAGCGCGGCACGGTCTACGGATTCCTCGGCCCGAACGGCGCGGGGAAGACGACCACGATGCGGATGCTGACGACGCTGACGAAGCCGACCGACGGGACCGCCCGCGTCGCCGGCCACTCAATCGCGGACCGCGAGTCGGTCACCCCTCACATTGGCTACCTTCCCGAGGAGCCGCCGGTCTACGACGAACTCTCCGGCCGCGAACAACTCGAGTACGCCGCCGGCCTGCGGGACATGCCCGAGGCCGACGCCGACGAGCGCATCGAGTCGCTGCTTAGGCGGTTCGACCTGCTCGCGGACGCGAACAAGCGTATCGAGGACTACTCGAAGGGGATGCGCCAGAAGGTCGGCGTCATTCAGGCGGTCCTCCACGAACCGGCCGTGGCCTTCCTCGACGAGCCCACGAGCGGGCTCGATCCCCGCGCCGCGCGGACGATGCGGGACACCATCGCCGAACTCGCCGATCGGGAGATGACCATCTTCCTCTCGACGCACATCCTCCCGGTCGTCGACGAACTGGCCGACGAGATCGGCGTGCTCCACGACGGCGAACTCGTCGCGGAGGGCGACCCCGAGACGCTCAAGTCGCGTGCCGAGACCGGCGACGCCCGCAGCTTGGAGGACGCCTTCCTCGAGATCACCCGCGAGCACGGACAGGAGGGTGTCGCGGCCGAGCAGACGTTCGAGTGA
- a CDS encoding cupin domain-containing protein — translation MPATDFDTERTYDEHRFSAQPVFRSDRMKAVLGYFEPGQFIPVHAPGSDVTICVRSGTGVVREGETEHIVGPDDVIAVEADVDRGVRADEDGRLEALLVTSPPPTDAEHEPVREGLERGVFDP, via the coding sequence ATGCCAGCGACGGATTTCGACACCGAACGAACGTACGACGAGCATCGATTCAGCGCCCAACCGGTCTTCCGGAGCGACCGGATGAAGGCCGTCCTCGGCTACTTCGAGCCGGGGCAGTTCATCCCGGTCCACGCACCCGGCAGCGACGTGACGATCTGTGTCCGCTCCGGCACCGGCGTCGTCCGCGAGGGGGAAACCGAGCACATCGTCGGTCCCGACGACGTGATCGCCGTCGAAGCCGACGTCGACCGCGGCGTTCGAGCCGACGAGGACGGCCGACTCGAGGCTCTGCTCGTCACGAGTCCGCCCCCGACGGACGCCGAGCACGAACCCGTCCGCGAGGGCCTCGAGCGCGGGGTCTTCGATCCCTGA
- a CDS encoding endonuclease/exonuclease/phosphatase family protein yields the protein MTNDTNPSTVRRRTALKAGTAGLGSIVLGASGAVRSVRAEPESYRFLWVNSWLVDGIEGVLGSSLNVAAKPQYQERAVELGQRLGAEGYDIVGLCEVFNDEQETVETEYADAAGTGTAVSGPEPDGGEKGAGLLDLVSGVSVTDRATLEYDAEPDDNLTYVDAHVGKGAHYVELDLGPGKIDLFTTHLVTGSPLPWADGGDEDIPALRGQQLDELGEFVAEQTSPENVTLVAGDFNIAPDGEAADALERFASTAGLSDVWLDHGNGPGGTNDDAIVNGCAFDSSDAPPAYCPNDDAGERIDYAFLEEPSADHAMELSVETIDRRVFWRELAPPSQFYADDDGEVPNYLTDHVGLELSLTATSA from the coding sequence ATGACCAACGACACGAATCCGTCCACGGTTCGACGGCGAACAGCGCTGAAAGCTGGCACGGCGGGACTCGGAAGCATCGTACTCGGTGCCTCGGGCGCAGTCCGTTCCGTCCGAGCGGAACCCGAGTCGTATCGGTTCCTCTGGGTGAACTCGTGGCTCGTCGACGGTATCGAGGGTGTCCTGGGCTCGTCGCTCAACGTCGCGGCGAAACCGCAGTATCAGGAGCGGGCGGTCGAACTCGGCCAGCGGCTGGGTGCGGAGGGCTACGACATCGTCGGGCTCTGTGAAGTGTTCAACGACGAACAGGAGACGGTCGAGACCGAGTACGCCGACGCTGCCGGGACCGGAACGGCGGTTTCGGGTCCCGAACCGGACGGCGGCGAGAAGGGAGCGGGATTGCTGGATCTGGTCTCGGGCGTTTCCGTGACCGATCGGGCGACACTCGAGTACGACGCGGAACCGGACGACAACCTGACCTACGTCGACGCACACGTCGGGAAAGGTGCACACTACGTCGAACTGGACCTCGGGCCCGGGAAGATAGACCTGTTCACGACACATCTGGTGACCGGGTCGCCCCTCCCGTGGGCCGACGGCGGTGACGAGGACATCCCGGCACTGCGAGGCCAGCAACTCGACGAACTGGGCGAGTTCGTCGCCGAGCAGACCAGTCCGGAGAACGTGACCCTCGTCGCGGGCGATTTCAATATCGCGCCGGACGGCGAGGCGGCCGACGCCCTCGAGAGGTTCGCATCGACTGCCGGGCTGTCCGACGTGTGGCTCGACCACGGGAACGGGCCGGGCGGAACGAACGACGATGCGATCGTCAACGGGTGCGCCTTCGATTCGAGCGATGCACCGCCGGCGTATTGTCCCAACGACGACGCGGGCGAGCGGATCGATTACGCCTTCCTCGAGGAGCCCTCGGCCGATCACGCGATGGAACTGAGCGTCGAAACGATCGATCGCCGCGTGTTCTGGCGGGAACTCGCGCCGCCGTCCCAGTTCTACGCCGACGACGACGGCGAGGTCCCCAACTACCTGACCGATCACGTCGGGCTGGAACTGTCGCTGACGGCGACGAGCGCGTGA
- the folP gene encoding dihydropteroate synthase, with protein MEYHEAADFLFDLRRFRPKPGTESTARLLAHLGNPHDDVDFVQIAGSNGKGSTARMLERTLREAGYSVGLYTSPHLEDLRERVRVDGRKIPRAAVCEYVDAASEYITERGADGDSPTFFETMTAMAIWQFGREDVDIAVLEVGIGGKYDATSVVDPVASAVTSVTLEHTGILGDTVEEIARDKAHVAPADAPLVTGVTGSPLEAIREVAGDVVTVGPKPDENDGDDEGSRPDVRVAYGGRTNHTEAAVSIDADDWDLETRIPLLGAYQAENAGIAAPLARQVGDVSGTDLERGLRSAHWPGRFEVLDTEPLVVLDGAHNPGACEGLAETLGTYDYDDLHLVFGAMHDKDHREMAAALPTPDIVTATEPSLDRAEESAVLADVFADAGAGTVRTEPAVPDALASALADAERDDCVLVTGSLFAVAEARSRWTRTDVSKRVRDRSDARDALEAANVAAGDVERLDGDAVHRVIRTALRDRQATVLKEELLRVGGECALSGLERDDEAVDAVLMGTLAQFEALVGALENRSRPHGLADVTRELRTTLEIDAGAGVDPGAEAETGADGGDEKSDAAAAVTDVSEADHRTGPAHAPGWTTEGSSGPDYPWTDRTAVMGILNVTPDSFHDGGEYDALEDAVTRAEAMIEADVDVIDIGGESTRPGADPVSVAEELDRVVPVIERIADLDALISVDTRRAAVADAALEAGADIINDVSGLEDPEMRFVAADHDAGLVVMHSIDAPVVPDRDIEYDDVVADVIDQLSERILLAEKAGLDRSQIIVDPGIGFGKSAAENFELLDRIDEFHALGCPVLFGHSHKSMFERVGRESGERLEATVAASALAADRGADLIRVHDVAENVAAVRTALAARDPERFDWGS; from the coding sequence ATGGAGTATCACGAGGCGGCGGACTTCCTCTTCGATCTGCGGCGGTTCCGCCCGAAGCCGGGCACGGAGTCGACGGCCCGGCTGCTGGCCCACCTCGGGAACCCACACGACGACGTCGACTTCGTCCAGATCGCCGGCTCCAACGGGAAGGGGAGCACGGCCCGAATGCTCGAGCGGACCCTGCGGGAAGCCGGCTATTCCGTCGGCCTCTACACCTCGCCACACCTCGAGGACCTCCGCGAGCGCGTCCGCGTCGACGGCCGGAAAATCCCCCGCGCCGCGGTCTGTGAGTACGTCGACGCTGCCAGCGAGTACATCACGGAGCGCGGTGCCGACGGCGACTCGCCGACGTTTTTCGAGACGATGACCGCAATGGCGATCTGGCAGTTCGGCCGCGAGGACGTCGATATCGCCGTCCTCGAGGTCGGTATCGGCGGCAAGTACGACGCCACGAGCGTCGTCGACCCGGTCGCGAGCGCGGTGACGAGCGTGACCTTGGAGCACACGGGCATCCTCGGCGATACCGTCGAGGAGATCGCCCGCGACAAGGCCCACGTCGCGCCGGCCGACGCACCGCTCGTGACGGGCGTCACCGGGAGCCCGCTCGAGGCGATCCGCGAGGTCGCCGGCGACGTGGTGACCGTCGGACCGAAGCCGGACGAGAACGATGGCGACGACGAGGGCTCGCGACCGGACGTCCGCGTCGCCTACGGCGGGCGGACCAACCACACCGAAGCCGCCGTCTCGATCGACGCCGACGACTGGGACCTCGAGACGCGGATTCCGTTGCTGGGTGCATACCAGGCTGAAAACGCGGGTATCGCCGCGCCCCTCGCCCGGCAGGTCGGCGACGTCTCGGGGACGGACCTCGAGCGCGGCCTGCGGAGCGCCCACTGGCCGGGCCGGTTCGAGGTGCTCGACACCGAGCCGCTGGTCGTCCTCGACGGCGCGCACAACCCGGGAGCCTGCGAGGGACTCGCCGAGACGCTCGGGACCTACGACTACGACGACCTCCACCTCGTCTTCGGCGCGATGCACGACAAGGACCACCGCGAGATGGCCGCCGCCCTGCCGACGCCCGATATCGTCACCGCGACCGAACCGTCCCTCGATCGCGCCGAGGAGTCGGCCGTCCTCGCGGACGTCTTCGCGGACGCCGGTGCCGGCACCGTCCGAACCGAGCCGGCAGTACCGGACGCGCTCGCAAGCGCCCTCGCGGACGCCGAGCGCGACGACTGCGTGCTCGTCACCGGCTCGCTGTTCGCGGTCGCCGAGGCCCGCTCGAGGTGGACCCGAACCGATGTTTCGAAGCGGGTCCGCGACCGCTCGGACGCACGGGACGCGCTCGAGGCGGCGAACGTCGCCGCGGGCGACGTGGAACGGCTGGACGGCGACGCCGTCCACCGGGTCATCAGGACGGCGCTGCGGGACCGGCAGGCGACCGTCCTCAAGGAGGAACTGCTCCGGGTCGGCGGCGAGTGCGCCCTCTCCGGCCTCGAGCGGGACGACGAGGCCGTCGACGCCGTTCTAATGGGCACGCTCGCCCAGTTCGAGGCGCTCGTCGGGGCCCTCGAGAACCGATCCCGGCCCCACGGGCTGGCCGATGTCACCCGCGAGTTGCGGACGACCCTCGAGATCGACGCCGGTGCCGGAGTCGATCCCGGAGCCGAAGCGGAGACGGGTGCGGATGGCGGCGATGAAAAAAGCGACGCCGCAGCCGCCGTAACTGACGTATCGGAGGCGGATCACCGGACGGGTCCGGCTCACGCACCCGGCTGGACGACAGAGGGCTCGAGCGGCCCGGACTACCCGTGGACAGACCGAACGGCCGTGATGGGAATTCTGAACGTCACGCCCGACAGCTTTCACGACGGCGGCGAGTACGACGCGCTCGAGGACGCCGTAACCCGCGCCGAGGCGATGATCGAGGCCGATGTCGACGTGATCGATATCGGCGGGGAGTCCACCCGGCCGGGCGCAGATCCCGTCTCGGTCGCGGAGGAACTCGATCGGGTCGTCCCCGTGATCGAACGGATCGCCGACCTCGACGCCCTGATTTCGGTCGACACCCGGCGGGCCGCCGTCGCCGACGCCGCGCTCGAGGCCGGCGCGGACATCATCAACGACGTCTCGGGACTCGAGGACCCCGAGATGCGGTTCGTCGCGGCCGACCACGACGCGGGGCTGGTCGTCATGCACAGCATCGACGCGCCAGTCGTCCCGGACCGCGATATCGAGTACGACGACGTCGTCGCGGACGTGATCGACCAGCTCTCCGAGCGCATCCTGCTGGCCGAGAAGGCCGGGCTCGACCGGAGTCAGATCATCGTCGACCCCGGTATCGGCTTCGGCAAATCGGCGGCCGAGAACTTCGAACTCCTCGATCGGATCGACGAGTTCCACGCGCTGGGCTGTCCGGTGCTGTTCGGTCACTCCCACAAATCCATGTTCGAACGGGTCGGTCGCGAATCCGGCGAGCGACTCGAGGCGACCGTCGCGGCGAGCGCGCTGGCGGCCGACCGCGGGGCCGACCTGATTCGCGTCCACGACGTAGCCGAGAACGTCGCCGCGGTCCGGACGGCGCTGGCGGCGCGCGATCCGGAGCGGTTCGACTGGGGCTCGTGA
- a CDS encoding UvrD-helicase domain-containing protein translates to MGETPRDGAAEDIEPKGNQEAVIDSRAACTSVDAGAGTGKTTTMLVRLERAVERGDVDPDDVLVLTFANEAAASIRTAVAERLDPDAAAAIDVYTYHSFCYRLVREYAYYLGYSPEFDVVTERTRRRLIGRLLATNDYDFAAASTRNDGSPADLVDSVDRFIQSMSQEDITPEDLQSGLPPVRTLELCNEFVLWLERTAGDDLSFDNEAFRYFNRDEHLETARESLVDYGKLVSYCREKIAEAPDTFREDDVVRDIDRYLRTLQTCVTNTIETLSLDDRTTKHLPRALFGNRIWGQATSRIEQTPFGRLKHYVEFLRLARHYADVYADYHDALEAERTMDFDELVRTATGLLDDESAERRSAEMSNGPTARETIASEITGQWTQVYCDEFQDTDETQFSLVTELTDGPDRPDLLAIGDKDQAIYGWRGTDREGLDRLAEAYDDHEAIELELNFRSRQEILDLTNGCDYGPQSSKTLREDGRTRGTYDEAEPPDRVVKVESDAVPQSTPEQVATTVSRLLNGEAANVPRRSLGDLAVIVRTNRHAQAVADELRDLQIPYEISGSPRGEISPGIQTVLSYLRVLVEPDADAHLRRVLLYRYRLPEADLAALQRRDGSLYDAVTATDPAALDLEHPDGLATARDHLAELERVRDVYPLSGFVRRFRELTRIEWFCTSEERGQFDRLERFVEAYDADGVVQSLSTEFMDALAQTLRSGGSDRTRGTRSDDCVDVMTVHQAKGLEFDTVLVPYLSDEEWCVDGDYVERARYRLLAATLDDEVDSPLHADLAAERVGEEWRVLHVALTRAENHLFVFGSDYEYDGDEDELAASTADACLATDIEWSVTGQRMDLWSSLTESFERVREVYPETVVDRTDEIAASAGESPGTITYYADYGDRPVEPLETREAIETVHRLGRQLRDGTLLSAADAASHGPLEAASADGSEPATRVPSGRRLSALTTDTVRFPVETLATATELPVAMRHSYSAMDTHETCARKHYLDHVVRAIDDPDPLEWAERVGTETAAAADPSARIVGTVFHDVAEEAFHREYHGRGAWREAAVRQLTARDLLAHREGVLACVDRYFEATAPAFDRPVADWEPLAAELPFSLEDVAGVTGDVVGYVDTVRRLPDGGLAVLDYKATAERLSPDEAVQLALYLRACEDQFDEPISAVGYVYVGDVDGPRVDLMEPDDLPSWDSVLETLEAVDEPSFRETTPGEHCRHCPHRSLGCGPAE, encoded by the coding sequence ATGGGTGAGACGCCGCGGGACGGAGCGGCCGAGGACATCGAACCGAAGGGCAATCAGGAGGCGGTCATCGACAGCCGCGCGGCCTGTACCTCCGTCGACGCGGGCGCGGGCACCGGGAAGACGACGACGATGCTCGTCCGACTCGAGCGCGCCGTCGAGCGGGGCGACGTCGATCCCGACGACGTGCTCGTGTTGACCTTCGCCAACGAGGCCGCCGCGAGCATCCGCACGGCGGTCGCCGAGCGGCTCGATCCCGACGCCGCGGCGGCGATCGACGTCTACACCTACCACTCCTTTTGCTACCGGCTGGTCCGTGAGTACGCCTACTATCTGGGCTACTCGCCCGAGTTCGACGTCGTCACCGAGCGCACGCGACGGCGGCTCATCGGCCGGTTACTCGCGACCAACGACTACGATTTCGCGGCCGCATCGACCCGCAACGACGGCTCGCCGGCCGACCTCGTCGACTCGGTCGACCGGTTCATCCAGTCGATGAGCCAAGAAGACATCACGCCCGAGGATTTACAGTCGGGGCTGCCGCCGGTTCGCACCCTCGAGCTGTGCAACGAGTTCGTCCTCTGGCTCGAGCGAACGGCCGGCGACGACCTCTCCTTCGACAACGAGGCGTTCCGGTACTTCAACCGGGACGAGCACCTCGAGACGGCCCGGGAGTCGCTGGTCGATTACGGCAAGCTCGTTTCCTACTGTCGGGAGAAGATCGCGGAGGCACCGGACACGTTCCGCGAGGACGACGTGGTTCGAGATATCGACCGGTATCTCCGGACCCTCCAGACGTGCGTGACGAACACGATCGAGACGCTCTCGCTGGACGACCGGACCACGAAACACCTGCCGCGGGCGCTGTTCGGCAACCGGATCTGGGGGCAGGCGACGAGCCGGATCGAACAGACTCCCTTCGGTCGCCTGAAACACTACGTCGAGTTCCTCCGGCTGGCCCGCCACTACGCCGACGTCTACGCGGATTACCACGACGCGCTCGAGGCCGAGCGGACGATGGACTTCGACGAGTTGGTGCGGACGGCGACGGGGCTGCTGGACGACGAGAGCGCGGAACGACGTTCCGCGGAGATGTCGAACGGGCCGACGGCCCGTGAGACGATTGCAAGCGAGATCACCGGCCAGTGGACGCAGGTCTACTGCGACGAGTTTCAGGACACCGACGAGACCCAGTTCTCGCTGGTCACCGAACTCACGGACGGCCCCGACCGGCCGGACCTGCTCGCGATCGGCGACAAGGACCAGGCGATCTACGGCTGGCGCGGCACCGACCGCGAGGGGCTCGACCGGCTGGCAGAGGCCTACGACGACCACGAGGCGATCGAACTCGAGCTCAACTTCCGCTCGAGACAGGAGATCCTGGACCTGACCAACGGCTGTGACTACGGCCCGCAGTCCTCGAAGACGCTGCGGGAGGACGGCCGGACGCGCGGGACCTACGACGAGGCGGAGCCGCCGGACCGCGTCGTCAAGGTCGAGAGCGACGCGGTGCCCCAGTCGACGCCCGAACAGGTCGCGACGACGGTCTCGCGGCTGCTCAACGGCGAGGCCGCGAACGTCCCCCGGCGCTCGCTGGGCGATCTCGCGGTCATCGTCCGGACGAATCGCCACGCACAGGCCGTCGCGGACGAACTGCGGGACCTGCAGATTCCCTACGAGATCTCCGGCTCGCCCCGCGGGGAGATCTCGCCCGGGATTCAGACGGTGCTCTCGTACCTGCGCGTCCTCGTCGAGCCGGACGCGGACGCCCACCTCCGGCGCGTGCTGCTTTACCGGTACCGGCTCCCCGAGGCCGACCTCGCGGCGCTGCAACGGCGAGATGGCTCGCTGTACGACGCGGTGACGGCGACCGATCCGGCGGCGCTCGACCTCGAGCACCCCGACGGGCTCGCGACCGCTCGGGACCACCTCGCGGAACTCGAGCGGGTCCGGGACGTCTACCCGCTCTCGGGATTCGTCCGCCGGTTCCGAGAGCTCACCCGGATCGAGTGGTTCTGTACGAGCGAGGAGCGGGGCCAGTTCGACCGCCTCGAGCGGTTCGTCGAGGCCTACGACGCCGACGGCGTCGTCCAGTCGCTCTCGACCGAGTTCATGGACGCGCTCGCCCAGACGCTTCGGAGCGGCGGGAGCGACCGGACCCGCGGGACCAGATCCGACGACTGCGTCGACGTGATGACGGTCCATCAGGCGAAGGGCCTCGAGTTCGACACCGTCCTCGTGCCCTACCTCTCGGACGAGGAGTGGTGCGTCGACGGGGATTACGTCGAGCGAGCGCGGTACCGGCTGCTGGCCGCGACGCTCGACGACGAGGTCGACTCCCCGCTGCATGCCGACCTCGCCGCGGAGCGGGTCGGCGAGGAGTGGCGGGTGCTCCACGTCGCGCTCACTCGAGCCGAGAACCACCTGTTCGTGTTCGGCTCCGACTACGAGTACGACGGCGACGAGGACGAACTCGCGGCGTCGACGGCCGATGCGTGTCTGGCGACCGACATCGAGTGGTCCGTGACCGGCCAGCGGATGGACCTCTGGTCGTCGCTGACCGAGAGCTTCGAGCGGGTGCGCGAAGTCTACCCCGAAACGGTCGTCGACCGCACGGACGAGATCGCCGCCTCGGCCGGCGAGAGCCCGGGGACCATCACCTACTACGCCGACTACGGGGACCGCCCCGTCGAGCCCCTCGAGACTCGCGAGGCGATCGAGACCGTCCACCGACTGGGTCGACAGCTTCGCGACGGGACCCTGCTATCGGCCGCCGACGCCGCGAGTCACGGCCCGCTCGAGGCGGCGTCGGCCGACGGCTCGGAGCCGGCGACTCGCGTTCCCAGCGGCCGCCGGCTCTCCGCGCTGACGACCGACACCGTCCGCTTCCCGGTCGAGACGCTCGCGACGGCGACCGAACTGCCGGTCGCGATGCGTCACAGCTACTCCGCGATGGACACCCACGAGACCTGCGCGCGGAAACACTACCTCGATCACGTCGTCCGAGCGATCGACGACCCCGATCCGCTCGAGTGGGCGGAAAGAGTCGGAACCGAGACCGCAGCGGCTGCCGACCCGTCGGCGCGGATCGTCGGCACCGTCTTCCACGACGTGGCGGAGGAGGCCTTCCACCGCGAGTACCACGGCCGCGGGGCGTGGCGCGAGGCGGCCGTGCGACAGCTCACCGCGCGCGACCTGCTCGCACACCGCGAGGGCGTCCTCGCCTGCGTCGACCGGTACTTCGAGGCGACCGCGCCCGCGTTCGATCGGCCGGTCGCCGACTGGGAGCCGCTGGCCGCGGAGTTGCCCTTCTCGCTCGAGGACGTGGCCGGCGTGACCGGCGACGTAGTCGGCTACGTGGACACGGTCCGGCGGCTGCCCGACGGCGGGCTCGCCGTCCTCGACTACAAGGCCACCGCCGAGCGGCTCTCCCCCGACGAGGCCGTCCAGTTGGCGCTCTACCTGCGGGCCTGCGAGGACCAGTTCGACGAGCCGATTTCGGCCGTCGGCTACGTCTACGTCGGCGACGTCGACGGCCCTCGCGTCGACCTCATGGAGCCCGACGACCTCCCGTCGTGGGACTCCGTCCTCGAGACACTCGAGGCGGTCGACGAGCCCTCGTTTCGGGAGACGACGCCGGGCGAGCACTGCCGGCACTGCCCGCATCGATCGCTGGGCTGCGGGCCGGCGGAATAG
- a CDS encoding PD-(D/E)XK nuclease family protein — translation MTDTDSSAASLSVDGLRTALHCPRRHEFAHVHGLEGSDDDAVDDRVALLRTAICDALRSGETDRAGLETVARDRLSALWTDHDEPFHSVAQRRHERRVLEATLSAYLERVGVDHAAGLEALDADAARGELIGPELPLSSTVALPDAAGGSDPPAADAVTIDATVDYVYGDGSSIVGVRFVPTLAPLGRLRYRSDWEGDVADLFTDHFDDERDAFDPDPVGSLFETAVVIDGLRTLRDRLELGDRTCRYVQIPLADRSGTAVNWVRDTVETSLEVVDLTDVYVDHHTYGMTHDHRNETVDSRLATVASSLISGPFDPSDRWDQIEEHACPDCEYTVCCQEYIGQEVRFDG, via the coding sequence ATGACTGACACCGACTCGAGCGCCGCCTCGCTTTCGGTCGACGGGCTCCGCACCGCGCTTCACTGCCCCCGGCGGCACGAGTTCGCCCACGTCCACGGACTCGAGGGGAGCGACGACGACGCCGTCGACGACCGCGTCGCCCTCCTGCGGACCGCCATCTGCGACGCGCTCCGGAGCGGCGAGACCGACCGCGCGGGGCTCGAAACCGTCGCCCGCGACCGGCTCTCGGCGCTGTGGACCGACCACGACGAGCCGTTCCACTCCGTCGCCCAGCGCCGCCACGAACGGCGGGTGCTCGAGGCGACGCTTTCGGCGTACCTCGAACGCGTCGGCGTCGACCACGCCGCGGGGCTCGAGGCCCTCGACGCCGATGCGGCCCGCGGCGAACTGATCGGGCCGGAGCTACCGCTCTCGAGTACGGTCGCGCTCCCCGACGCGGCGGGCGGCTCCGACCCGCCCGCGGCCGACGCGGTGACGATCGACGCGACGGTCGATTACGTCTACGGCGACGGCTCGTCGATCGTCGGCGTCCGGTTCGTCCCGACGCTCGCACCGCTCGGCCGCCTGCGCTATCGCTCCGACTGGGAGGGCGACGTGGCCGACCTCTTCACCGACCACTTCGACGACGAGCGGGACGCGTTCGACCCGGACCCGGTGGGTTCGCTCTTCGAGACCGCCGTCGTCATCGACGGGCTCCGTACCCTCCGCGACCGGCTCGAGTTGGGCGATCGGACCTGCCGATACGTCCAGATTCCGCTGGCCGACCGGTCTGGGACGGCGGTGAACTGGGTCCGGGACACCGTCGAGACGAGCCTCGAGGTCGTCGATCTCACCGACGTCTACGTCGATCACCACACCTACGGCATGACCCACGATCACCGAAACGAGACCGTCGATAGTCGACTCGCAACCGTCGCCTCGAGCCTCATCTCCGGGCCGTTCGATCCGTCCGACCGCTGGGATCAGATCGAGGAACACGCCTGTCCTGACTGCGAATACACCGTCTGCTGTCAGGAGTACATCGGTCAGGAGGTGCGGTTCGATGGGTGA
- a CDS encoding CBS domain-containing protein, with translation MEDIFVARVMSSSLHTVAPDTLVEDAAQEMLDNEIGSVVVVDDDNRLEGILTTTDFVKIVAEQKPKDQTPVSTYMSADVVTVTAQDSIRDAADTMVERGFHHIPVIDEDEGVIGMVTTSDLAGYISRVQSPSPE, from the coding sequence ATGGAGGATATTTTCGTCGCTCGAGTCATGTCCTCGTCACTGCACACGGTGGCGCCGGACACGCTCGTCGAGGACGCCGCACAGGAAATGCTCGACAACGAAATCGGCTCGGTCGTCGTCGTCGACGACGACAACCGGCTCGAGGGGATCCTGACGACGACGGACTTCGTCAAGATCGTCGCCGAACAGAAGCCGAAAGACCAGACGCCGGTCTCGACGTACATGAGCGCCGACGTCGTGACGGTCACGGCCCAGGACAGCATCCGCGACGCCGCGGACACGATGGTCGAACGGGGCTTTCACCACATCCCCGTCATCGACGAGGACGAGGGCGTCATCGGCATGGTCACGACGTCGGATCTGGCGGGCTACATTTCTCGCGTCCAGTCGCCGAGTCCCGAGTAA